In [Leptolyngbya] sp. PCC 7376, a genomic segment contains:
- a CDS encoding DASS family sodium-coupled anion symporter: protein MNLVRRSQQWLKKIRRPQYRWVWCIVATIIYFVILALPLNGFSEAAQKSLAIFGVTAFLWSTSALPVAVTGLLVLFLIPFTGVLPPEQTYAYFGNRSVFFILGVFILTSPIRRSGLSTRLALTVVSKFGGTQRGLILSVLILSAVMSFFLSSHAVAAMLFPVVLEVVQSAGAKPGGRFGKSAFLALGWGAGIGGIPSLLGGARAALALGLLRESTGQGISFIEWTLWSLPLAIILLALAYLLIRNIGRGTAVSMIRAKMLLQGRTKRLGKISRREIGTAVITLLTIVLWIVRGEVWGLDTVAFLGVSLLFIFQIADWQEVEEDVNWGIFVMYGSAIALSAVLKETETSTALAQALLGWIDSGWLVFIAVALVVVVFTEGMSNAATVAMVMPLAIAFAAEHGIDPRAITMGVTIASGLAFMMPVSTPAMAIIIGSGYVPPSHALQRGFFLKILGFIGLLALAQLYWPLFGLQV from the coding sequence ATGAACCTTGTCAGGCGATCGCAACAGTGGCTCAAGAAAATTCGTCGTCCCCAATACCGTTGGGTGTGGTGTATTGTCGCCACGATAATTTATTTTGTGATACTGGCTTTACCTCTTAACGGGTTTAGCGAAGCTGCCCAAAAATCCCTCGCAATTTTTGGCGTGACCGCTTTTCTGTGGAGTACCAGCGCTTTACCTGTGGCGGTAACGGGTTTGCTCGTGCTCTTCCTGATTCCTTTTACTGGTGTCCTTCCCCCCGAGCAAACCTACGCCTATTTTGGGAATCGTTCAGTCTTTTTTATTTTGGGCGTATTTATTCTGACGAGCCCGATCCGAAGGTCAGGATTGAGCACGAGATTAGCCCTCACCGTTGTCTCGAAATTTGGGGGGACACAGCGGGGTTTAATTTTATCGGTACTGATTTTGTCGGCGGTAATGTCGTTCTTTCTTAGCTCCCATGCGGTGGCAGCAATGCTATTTCCAGTGGTGCTAGAAGTCGTGCAATCGGCAGGTGCGAAACCCGGTGGACGATTCGGCAAATCGGCATTTTTAGCCTTGGGCTGGGGGGCAGGGATTGGCGGCATTCCCAGTTTGCTGGGTGGTGCAAGGGCGGCATTGGCCTTAGGACTATTGCGAGAGAGTACAGGTCAAGGCATTAGTTTTATTGAATGGACGTTGTGGTCATTACCCTTGGCGATCATTTTATTGGCACTGGCTTATTTACTCATCCGGAATATTGGGCGAGGGACAGCGGTGTCGATGATCCGAGCAAAAATGTTGCTGCAAGGACGGACAAAACGTCTGGGTAAGATTTCCCGGCGAGAAATTGGGACGGCTGTGATTACGCTGTTGACTATTGTTTTATGGATTGTGCGAGGCGAAGTTTGGGGACTTGATACTGTCGCGTTTCTCGGGGTGTCACTATTATTTATTTTCCAGATCGCTGATTGGCAGGAAGTGGAAGAAGATGTGAACTGGGGAATTTTTGTGATGTATGGCTCGGCGATCGCCCTTAGTGCAGTACTCAAAGAAACCGAAACTTCTACTGCCTTAGCCCAAGCATTATTGGGTTGGATTGACTCCGGTTGGCTTGTATTTATTGCTGTGGCACTGGTGGTGGTGGTCTTCACTGAAGGGATGAGCAATGCTGCCACCGTCGCGATGGTAATGCCCTTGGCGATCGCCTTTGCTGCCGAACATGGCATCGACCCCCGCGCTATAACTATGGGTGTGACCATTGCCTCAGGATTAGCCTTTATGATGCCAGTCAGTACACCTGCGATGGCGATCATCATTGGTAGCGGCTACGTTCCACCGTCCCATGCACTGCAACGGGGTTTCTTTCTTAAAATACTGGGCTTTATTGGGTTACTTGCCCTCGCGCAACTATATTGGCCGCTCTTTGGACTTCAGGTGTAA
- a CDS encoding Uma2 family endonuclease: MARPNIEESPAWEFIGGVATQKPMPTLFHSRLQRNLVNAINQQTTEYEAIQELRCLVPPLSPVPDISVVKQERLEQDGALDGAPEWLIEIRSPAQSTLDLQNKILHCLGQETELAWLIDIQRERVWIWENDELPIIYAGDSLLPTLGNVAGLTVDKVMAMTKQR; encoded by the coding sequence TTGGCAAGACCCAATATTGAGGAATCGCCGGCATGGGAATTTATCGGGGGAGTCGCAACACAAAAACCAATGCCCACTCTTTTTCATTCAAGGCTTCAACGGAATTTAGTGAATGCGATTAATCAACAAACGACGGAATATGAAGCAATTCAAGAGTTGCGTTGTCTTGTTCCGCCATTGTCGCCTGTGCCGGATATCTCAGTGGTCAAGCAAGAACGTCTTGAGCAAGATGGGGCTTTAGATGGTGCGCCGGAATGGTTAATTGAAATTCGTTCGCCTGCTCAAAGTACTCTCGATTTACAAAATAAGATTTTGCATTGTTTGGGACAGGAAACAGAATTGGCGTGGTTGATTGATATTCAGCGGGAACGGGTTTGGATTTGGGAAAATGATGAGCTACCGATTATTTACGCAGGGGATAGTCTTTTACCCACTTTGGGAAATGTGGCGGGTTTAACCGTGGATAAAGTGATGGCCATGACTAAACAGCGATAA
- a CDS encoding NACHT domain-containing NTPase: MIETMQPFPKDFLEQVATEKYLTEEQRAVFVSLYQNANRAPDDIANDLFISPNAFRTRLTGVYKAFEIDGKGSNKKRRLHSALLEIYRQRQGRDSDDPILDRGIDDFVERVRRQVKPDIVQRCGTMRVLDMAQPVELGEIYTDVNILAKISATSRKGLAQIQEMVGLDLENFERFSFGEIAKERVAGLEVVRKHRKLMIWGKPGAGKTTFLKHLAMSCTQGELFPELVPFFVTLKNFAEEEDQPNLFTYLQSQAVIHGVDSERLRQIVVGGRAMILLDGLDEVRQEDSQRVIQGLQKFADIWRDNFFAITCRIAAKEYTFQGGFTEVEVADFNWEQISCFVNNWFRCKGEEKKVDEFLSALKKQKTIQELASSPLLLTLLCLVFEENFQFPQNRAELYKDGLDILLKKWDGKRAIQRDEIYKNLTVKRREQMLSEIAFKTFEKGEYFFKQSRAESLILEFIQNLPDAKDDPEALRLDSEMVLKAIEAQHGLLVERAKGIYSFSHLTFQEYLTAQYLANKPKSHHLIQDNFGKKRWRDVILLVFGEMNDVDFTSYLAVTLKCLWDRKLVHDEDCQKFLQWLHQKGKSIGQSYSSQVLKSLSINIKTDFSLNKPEPIFRAFYLFLSSSTFRSTYRFFEKHSLLLDSYTFSFDLKLIYCLFLAQDITASMHFYLPISSSQSITYSLFPNLYYFLSQIIEKTREKDSNYIKTITLLRNQLPFNEDLKQSASWWYQNGYSWTQQLQEILVIYRNIGHDWQWTDNKKKTLTKYWYVNRFLLECLQSAYIRRDVREWIENTMFLPMSEIEKMPPPEI; this comes from the coding sequence ATGATTGAGACGATGCAGCCTTTCCCAAAAGATTTTTTAGAGCAAGTCGCTACAGAAAAATATCTCACAGAGGAACAAAGGGCTGTTTTTGTTTCGCTGTATCAGAATGCCAATCGTGCGCCTGATGATATTGCTAATGATTTATTTATTTCGCCAAATGCGTTTCGGACAAGGCTCACAGGAGTTTATAAGGCTTTTGAGATTGATGGGAAAGGCTCGAATAAAAAGCGGCGGCTTCATAGTGCATTGCTGGAAATTTATCGGCAGCGGCAAGGGAGAGATTCAGATGATCCGATTTTGGATCGAGGGATTGACGATTTTGTGGAGCGAGTACGACGGCAAGTTAAACCGGATATCGTTCAGCGGTGCGGAACAATGCGGGTGCTGGATATGGCGCAACCCGTCGAGCTAGGCGAAATCTATACCGACGTAAATATCCTTGCGAAGATATCCGCAACCAGTCGCAAAGGTCTTGCGCAAATTCAAGAGATGGTGGGGCTAGATCTAGAGAATTTTGAGCGGTTTAGTTTTGGGGAAATTGCGAAGGAGCGGGTCGCAGGTCTAGAGGTCGTTAGAAAGCATCGCAAGTTGATGATCTGGGGAAAGCCCGGTGCGGGGAAAACGACTTTTCTCAAGCACTTGGCGATGAGTTGTACTCAGGGTGAATTGTTTCCGGAACTTGTGCCATTTTTTGTGACGCTAAAGAATTTTGCGGAGGAGGAGGATCAACCAAATTTATTTACCTATCTGCAATCTCAGGCGGTAATTCATGGCGTTGATTCAGAACGACTAAGACAAATCGTTGTCGGCGGGCGGGCGATGATCTTGCTGGATGGGCTGGATGAGGTACGGCAGGAAGATAGTCAGCGTGTGATTCAAGGCCTTCAAAAGTTTGCGGATATTTGGCGAGATAACTTTTTTGCCATAACTTGTCGGATTGCGGCAAAGGAATACACCTTTCAAGGGGGCTTTACAGAGGTTGAAGTTGCGGACTTTAATTGGGAACAGATTTCTTGCTTTGTAAATAATTGGTTTCGGTGCAAGGGTGAAGAGAAAAAAGTCGACGAATTTCTGAGTGCGCTGAAAAAACAAAAAACAATTCAAGAGCTAGCATCAAGCCCATTACTTTTGACGTTGCTTTGTTTAGTGTTTGAGGAGAATTTCCAGTTCCCGCAAAATCGAGCAGAACTTTATAAAGATGGCTTGGATATTCTGCTGAAAAAATGGGATGGAAAAAGGGCAATTCAACGGGATGAAATCTATAAAAATCTGACGGTAAAGCGACGGGAGCAAATGCTCAGTGAAATTGCTTTTAAGACGTTTGAGAAAGGAGAATATTTCTTCAAGCAAAGTCGTGCCGAAAGTTTGATTCTGGAGTTTATTCAGAATTTGCCGGATGCAAAGGATGATCCGGAAGCGCTTAGATTGGATAGTGAAATGGTTCTCAAAGCAATTGAGGCACAGCATGGCCTTTTGGTAGAGCGAGCCAAGGGGATTTATTCATTTTCCCATTTGACATTTCAGGAATATCTCACCGCACAATATTTGGCCAATAAACCAAAATCTCATCATCTCATTCAAGATAACTTTGGGAAAAAACGGTGGCGGGATGTAATCCTGCTCGTTTTTGGAGAAATGAATGATGTAGATTTCACATCCTATTTGGCAGTTACTCTTAAATGTCTCTGGGATAGGAAATTAGTTCATGATGAAGATTGTCAGAAATTTCTCCAGTGGCTTCATCAAAAAGGAAAGTCAATTGGTCAAAGTTACTCCTCTCAGGTATTAAAGTCATTGAGTATTAATATCAAGACTGACTTTTCACTCAATAAGCCTGAACCTATTTTCAGGGCGTTTTATCTATTTCTTTCCTCATCTACTTTTCGCTCTACTTATCGTTTCTTTGAGAAACATAGTTTGCTACTAGATTCGTATACTTTTTCTTTTGACTTAAAACTTATTTACTGTCTATTTCTTGCACAAGATATAACAGCGTCTATGCATTTTTATTTGCCTATATCATCATCTCAATCTATCACATACTCACTGTTTCCTAATCTGTATTATTTTCTTTCACAAATCATAGAAAAGACGAGAGAAAAAGATTCAAATTATATAAAAACAATTACATTACTCCGCAACCAACTGCCATTTAATGAGGATTTAAAACAATCTGCGAGCTGGTGGTATCAAAATGGTTATTCTTGGACACAACAACTACAGGAAATATTAGTTATATATAGAAATATTGGTCATGATTGGCAGTGGACAGACAATAAAAAAAAGACTTTGACAAAATATTGGTATGTTAACCGCTTTTTGTTGGAATGTTTGCAGTCCGCCTATATCCGTCGGGATGTGCGGGAGTGGATAGAAAATACGATGTTTTTACCGATGTCTGAGATTGAGAAGATGCCACCCCCAGAGATTTAA
- a CDS encoding LysR family transcriptional regulator yields MDKLESMSAFVRVVEEGSFAAAARKMLMGRSAVNKMVVALENSLKAQLLHRTTRQVTPTPTGLAFYEKCLQILADIEEAELSVSRSHGEPQGLLRVNAPMTFGTMCFAPLLADFMQQYPQLQVQLTLEDRFVDAIAEGFDLLIRVAEPTESASLISHELFQTQLLLVASPEYLRRSPTIKTPADLKEQNCLLYGYQKSKSQWQIGEESVTVSGSFCANNGEALAIAATKGLGIALLPCFIVDSYLQSGALERVLPDYCQKVLTVSVLYPINRHLSTKVKLFTEFLREQFSEEV; encoded by the coding sequence ATGGACAAGCTCGAAAGTATGTCTGCGTTTGTGCGGGTGGTGGAAGAAGGAAGTTTTGCGGCGGCGGCTCGGAAAATGTTGATGGGGCGATCGGCGGTCAACAAAATGGTGGTGGCTCTCGAAAATAGTTTGAAAGCGCAATTACTTCACCGCACGACTCGCCAAGTCACTCCTACGCCAACGGGATTAGCGTTTTACGAAAAGTGTTTGCAAATTCTCGCGGATATCGAAGAAGCGGAATTATCTGTCTCGCGATCGCATGGTGAACCCCAAGGATTGTTGCGGGTAAATGCGCCGATGACCTTTGGGACAATGTGTTTTGCGCCCTTGCTTGCCGACTTTATGCAGCAATATCCCCAGCTACAAGTGCAATTGACCCTAGAAGATCGATTTGTGGATGCGATCGCCGAAGGATTTGATTTGCTCATCCGGGTGGCGGAACCGACAGAAAGTGCGAGTTTAATTAGCCATGAGTTATTCCAGACACAATTATTGCTTGTGGCCTCACCGGAATATTTACGGCGATCGCCCACCATCAAAACTCCCGCAGATTTAAAGGAACAGAACTGCCTACTCTATGGCTACCAAAAATCTAAATCCCAGTGGCAAATCGGTGAAGAATCAGTCACAGTATCAGGTTCCTTTTGCGCAAATAATGGAGAAGCTTTGGCGATCGCCGCGACAAAAGGTTTAGGCATTGCGTTGTTGCCCTGTTTCATCGTGGATAGCTATTTGCAATCTGGTGCATTGGAAAGGGTGTTGCCGGATTATTGCCAGAAGGTTTTGACAGTGTCGGTGTTATATCCCATCAATCGTCATCTCTCCACCAAGGTCAAACTATTTACTGAATTTCTGCGGGAACAGTTTTCGGAGGAGGTTTAG
- a CDS encoding pirin family protein has product MITVRPSEERGRGKFDWLDSYFSFSFSQYYDPAHMNFSNLRVINEDYIAPAQGFGTHGHSDMEIVTYVLEGELEHKDSIGNGSIMRPGDVQRMSAGRGIRHSEFNPSPQNPVHLLQIWITPDQTGIDPSYEQKFFSPEEKQGKLRLVASPDGRNGSVKIHQNAFMYASILAAGETVTHETEGDRRAWIQITKGSLTLNGETLKAGDGAGIETEKTLTLIGQDTEAEFILFDLP; this is encoded by the coding sequence ATGATTACAGTACGTCCATCCGAAGAGCGCGGCAGAGGCAAATTTGACTGGCTCGATAGCTACTTTAGTTTTTCGTTTTCCCAGTACTACGACCCTGCCCACATGAACTTCTCAAATCTACGGGTTATCAACGAGGACTACATTGCCCCAGCCCAAGGTTTTGGTACTCACGGTCACAGCGATATGGAAATTGTGACCTATGTCCTCGAAGGAGAACTGGAGCACAAAGACAGCATTGGCAACGGTTCGATCATGCGTCCCGGCGATGTCCAACGGATGAGTGCAGGACGGGGGATTCGTCATAGCGAATTTAATCCTTCTCCCCAAAACCCAGTGCATCTTTTGCAAATTTGGATTACGCCTGACCAAACTGGCATCGACCCGAGCTATGAGCAAAAGTTCTTTAGTCCTGAAGAAAAGCAAGGCAAATTGCGTCTAGTAGCTTCTCCCGATGGACGAAATGGCTCTGTCAAAATTCACCAAAATGCATTTATGTATGCGTCTATTTTGGCGGCAGGTGAAACCGTTACCCACGAAACTGAGGGCGATCGCCGCGCATGGATTCAGATCACCAAAGGTTCTCTCACCCTTAATGGCGAAACTCTAAAAGCTGGCGATGGTGCAGGTATCGAAACCGAAAAAACGCTCACCCTGATTGGTCAAGATACAGAAGCTGAATTCATTCTCTTTGACCTTCCCTAA
- a CDS encoding CDGSH iron-sulfur domain-containing protein gives MSIPKIADTKPMVMELEAGNYFWCTCGNSANQPFCDGGHKGTDFVPQKFTLEEKQKVAMCLCKHSQNPPFCDGAHAKL, from the coding sequence ATGTCTATCCCCAAAATTGCAGACACAAAACCAATGGTTATGGAGCTGGAAGCCGGAAATTATTTCTGGTGTACTTGCGGCAACTCTGCCAATCAACCCTTCTGCGATGGTGGTCACAAAGGCACCGATTTTGTACCCCAAAAGTTCACTCTAGAGGAAAAACAAAAAGTTGCCATGTGTCTTTGTAAGCATTCTCAGAATCCACCTTTCTGTGATGGTGCCCATGCCAAACTATAA
- a CDS encoding adenylate/guanylate cyclase domain-containing protein, with protein sequence MPYLIRSSGDSSGEQHQLQAGVNSVGRALGNTIVVIDDSMSRRHAEIEISFDQVVVRDLKSLNHTFVNNQLIIEQRLRNGDVLRCGTVEFRFVDLRPPPPNPTIPPTEVEENSSSFIKTIDPKVTSIKFKDLLTEQEHKGNVSVLRLRQANEDQRALDKLNILLEVAKELSSPDEPENLLQKILDLLFEIMSVDRAAILLKNNQSNELDCEAIKLRDDVQKSTRFYSQKITDYVFTKGEGIVTSDARVDQRFDSSESILFQSIHASMCVPLKPREEVIGVLYVDNLTLVNLYSDEDMNFLAALGNQAAIAIENNLLFKRIQAEAVMRDKLERFFPTAVTQKIKETDRLGIIETEVTALFADISGFTQMSSTMEPRQIISMLNEYFQVMVEEIVFQYEGTLEKYIGDALFAIWGAPYQRVNDPQLAVQAAIDMQWAVAKLNRKWIKEGKEPISIHIGINTGEVAAGNIGSQRLIQYAAIGDTTNVTSRICNIAKAGEIILSDATHGRLTSLNLPFEALPPTKVRGKDDPLILYKLQWRDIPAGTTKPLLQTKEYPS encoded by the coding sequence ATGCCTTATCTGATCCGTAGCTCTGGTGATTCTTCTGGTGAACAGCATCAGTTACAAGCTGGGGTGAATTCGGTTGGGCGTGCTTTAGGGAATACGATTGTGGTGATCGATGACAGTATGTCGCGTCGCCATGCTGAGATTGAAATCTCTTTTGACCAGGTTGTTGTCCGTGATCTAAAGAGTCTGAATCACACTTTTGTTAATAATCAATTAATTATCGAGCAGCGTCTCCGGAATGGCGATGTATTGCGCTGTGGCACTGTGGAATTTCGGTTTGTAGATCTGCGGCCGCCGCCACCAAATCCGACGATTCCACCAACAGAAGTCGAGGAGAATTCTAGTTCTTTTATTAAAACGATTGATCCTAAAGTAACGAGTATAAAATTCAAGGATTTATTAACAGAACAAGAACATAAAGGTAATGTCTCTGTTTTACGTTTAAGGCAGGCTAATGAAGACCAGCGTGCCTTAGATAAACTGAATATTTTGTTAGAGGTTGCAAAGGAATTATCTTCCCCAGATGAGCCCGAAAATTTATTACAAAAAATCCTCGATCTCTTATTTGAAATAATGAGTGTTGATCGGGCTGCAATTTTATTAAAAAATAATCAAAGTAATGAGCTTGATTGTGAAGCGATTAAACTCAGAGATGATGTTCAGAAAAGTACGAGGTTTTATAGTCAGAAAATCACTGATTATGTCTTTACTAAAGGCGAAGGCATCGTAACATCTGATGCTCGTGTTGATCAGCGGTTTGATAGTTCTGAGTCGATCTTATTTCAGTCGATCCATGCCTCTATGTGTGTGCCACTGAAACCGCGTGAAGAGGTGATTGGGGTGCTGTATGTAGATAATCTGACCCTCGTTAATCTTTATAGTGATGAGGATATGAATTTCCTGGCGGCATTGGGAAATCAGGCGGCGATCGCCATCGAAAATAATTTGCTATTTAAGCGCATTCAGGCGGAAGCGGTAATGCGAGATAAGCTCGAACGTTTTTTCCCGACTGCCGTCACCCAGAAGATTAAAGAAACAGATCGTTTAGGCATTATTGAAACCGAAGTAACGGCCTTATTTGCAGATATTAGTGGCTTTACTCAGATGTCTTCGACGATGGAACCCCGCCAGATTATTTCAATGTTAAATGAATATTTTCAGGTGATGGTTGAGGAGATTGTATTTCAGTATGAAGGCACTTTAGAGAAGTATATTGGCGATGCATTGTTTGCAATTTGGGGTGCTCCTTACCAACGTGTAAATGATCCTCAGCTCGCGGTTCAGGCTGCTATCGATATGCAATGGGCTGTGGCCAAACTGAATCGTAAATGGATAAAGGAAGGAAAGGAACCAATTTCGATTCACATTGGCATTAATACTGGAGAAGTTGCCGCCGGAAATATTGGTTCTCAGAGGTTAATTCAATATGCGGCAATTGGCGATACGACAAATGTAACCAGCCGTATTTGTAATATTGCAAAAGCTGGTGAAATCATTCTGTCTGATGCAACCCATGGTCGTTTGACCAGTCTGAATTTACCATTTGAAGCTCTACCTCCCACTAAAGTTCGTGGTAAAGATGATCCCTTAATTTTATATAAGCTTCAATGGCGAGATATTCCCGCAGGAACAACAAAACCTTTGCTGCAAACAAAGGAATACCCATCATAA
- a CDS encoding cupin domain-containing protein — MNKQDIIKTLNLEPHIEGGYFRETYRDAETIATSRVGGDRSLMTSIYYLLTDDRPLDYFHCNQSPIMHYFHGGSAITYHLITPEGEWQTFKLGMNIVQGEMSQLLVPSGYWKTAILEQGEYGLLGEAVAPGFDYRDMEVAKLEVLNQLFPQHRERLAAYIHPDRT; from the coding sequence ATGAACAAACAAGACATTATCAAAACCCTCAACCTCGAACCCCATATCGAAGGCGGTTATTTCCGAGAGACCTACCGCGATGCAGAGACGATAGCGACTTCGCGAGTGGGTGGCGATCGCAGCCTAATGACTTCAATTTATTACCTGCTAACCGACGATAGACCTCTCGATTATTTCCACTGTAACCAGTCTCCCATCATGCACTATTTTCACGGTGGCTCTGCGATTACCTATCACCTCATCACTCCAGAAGGAGAATGGCAGACCTTCAAACTCGGGATGAATATTGTCCAGGGTGAAATGTCACAGCTCCTTGTGCCTAGTGGTTACTGGAAAACAGCGATTCTCGAACAGGGCGAATATGGATTGCTCGGTGAAGCTGTTGCACCTGGTTTTGACTATCGCGACATGGAAGTGGCAAAACTAGAGGTCTTAAACCAACTTTTCCCTCAACATCGTGAACGATTAGCCGCCTATATCCACCCCGATAGGACGTAA
- a CDS encoding mechanosensitive ion channel domain-containing protein — protein MKSKQDSALQGCVPMLFRFRFPRLRAIAIFCVASLMALGIALQPSLAQSQSSSMSVERAAVVLDGRVLFRLGSIDGFTAERRVQSVNADLQRAIYTNPLDTSIPVLVVQRSELTTIRVNKRHLLTVTEGDFRRGITPKEQAEEWAVTLKTALGRSQRERLPSYHEQMLWRIVFALVGVSILSGLIRWGRRRLWRYWTQQAKNPQPQLIIPVLLCLEVGVWLVFFTYVCEIWPLARRVRYQIVQFLGGAFTSGLITAGDTSYSLLDIAKLIALSLVLLIVVRGLTAMFKSRILKITIPDRGMQDAIATLIQFVLMGLGLFILLQAWGIDLSALAIIASVLGVGLGFGLQHIANNFISGWILLIERPVQVGDFINLGDVMGTVEVIGWRSTEIQTLDRVSIIVPNAELVQTRVINWSHGHSVSRLHLPLGVAYDSPIDTVHKAIMEAVQTHPEILQYPRPQLRFLGFGDSSLDFDLLIWIRDPRLQFDIKSDLYYLLEANLRRYNISIPFPQRDLNLRATDINAILHERDQEQGDRPITPKTITPSTSNLLKDISKYSAILQTPKNITTAEITQLIKQMRSDDGLDIKDHRFRLTKYPKSFIGSEAVSWIVQTQKATREAAVRLGQLLVERGIIHHVTDEHAFKDEYLFYRFYEDEG, from the coding sequence ATGAAGAGTAAGCAAGATTCAGCTTTACAAGGATGTGTGCCAATGTTATTCCGATTTCGGTTTCCTCGGCTGCGGGCGATCGCCATATTTTGTGTGGCTAGCCTCATGGCATTGGGGATAGCTCTCCAACCGAGTTTGGCACAATCACAGTCATCCTCAATGTCGGTCGAGCGGGCAGCAGTGGTGCTTGATGGTCGTGTCTTATTTCGACTGGGCAGCATTGATGGCTTTACGGCAGAACGGCGGGTACAGAGTGTTAATGCCGATTTACAAAGGGCGATTTACACAAATCCTTTGGATACATCGATTCCAGTACTGGTGGTGCAACGCTCTGAATTAACGACGATTCGCGTCAATAAACGTCATTTACTCACCGTCACCGAAGGGGATTTTCGGCGCGGGATTACCCCAAAAGAACAGGCGGAAGAATGGGCAGTTACTCTAAAAACAGCCTTGGGGCGATCGCAGCGAGAAAGGCTCCCAAGTTATCACGAGCAAATGTTATGGCGTATTGTTTTTGCCCTAGTTGGGGTGAGTATTCTGTCGGGACTGATCCGATGGGGACGTCGGCGGCTATGGCGATATTGGACGCAACAGGCCAAAAATCCTCAGCCTCAGTTGATTATTCCAGTATTGCTCTGCCTTGAGGTTGGCGTATGGCTCGTATTTTTTACCTATGTGTGCGAAATTTGGCCTTTGGCACGGAGGGTGCGTTATCAAATTGTTCAGTTTTTGGGTGGTGCGTTTACCAGTGGATTGATTACGGCTGGTGACACAAGTTATTCGTTACTTGATATTGCTAAATTGATTGCCCTTAGTCTTGTGCTGCTGATTGTGGTGCGGGGATTAACGGCGATGTTTAAATCCCGCATCTTGAAAATCACCATTCCAGATCGAGGGATGCAGGATGCGATCGCCACCCTGATTCAATTTGTTTTGATGGGATTGGGATTATTTATTTTGTTGCAGGCTTGGGGCATTGACCTGAGTGCTTTGGCGATTATTGCTAGTGTGTTGGGTGTGGGTCTTGGTTTTGGCCTTCAACATATTGCAAATAACTTTATTAGTGGTTGGATTTTGCTGATTGAACGTCCGGTGCAAGTGGGCGATTTTATCAATCTCGGTGATGTGATGGGAACCGTCGAAGTGATTGGTTGGCGCAGCACCGAAATTCAAACCTTAGATCGCGTTTCAATCATTGTGCCCAATGCCGAATTAGTACAAACAAGGGTTATCAATTGGAGTCACGGCCATTCTGTTTCGCGGCTACATCTTCCCTTGGGAGTTGCTTATGATTCACCAATTGATACTGTCCACAAAGCGATTATGGAAGCTGTTCAAACCCACCCCGAAATTCTGCAATACCCTCGACCGCAGCTACGATTTTTAGGATTTGGCGATAGCTCCCTTGACTTTGATTTACTGATTTGGATTCGTGATCCGCGCCTGCAATTTGATATTAAAAGTGATTTGTATTATCTGCTAGAAGCCAATCTGCGCCGCTACAACATCAGTATTCCTTTCCCACAGCGAGATTTGAATTTACGAGCTACCGACATCAACGCAATTCTCCATGAACGCGACCAAGAACAAGGCGATCGCCCCATCACCCCAAAAACAATTACCCCCTCAACATCTAATTTGTTGAAGGATATCAGCAAATATTCAGCTATCCTCCAAACCCCAAAAAACATCACCACCGCAGAGATCACACAACTGATTAAACAAATGCGCAGTGACGATGGCCTAGATATAAAAGATCATCGATTTCGCCTAACCAAATACCCCAAATCCTTTATCGGCAGCGAAGCCGTAAGCTGGATTGTCCAAACTCAAAAAGCTACCCGCGAGGCAGCAGTCCGCCTAGGCCAACTTTTGGTGGAACGAGGCATTATTCACCATGTCACCGATGAACATGCCTTCAAAGATGAATATTTGTTCTATCGCTTCTACGAAGATGAAGGATAA
- a CDS encoding VOC family protein produces the protein MKLYAVRILVNDWLSACEFYEQKLGLALEFKDESFGWAEFDVGGAKFGIERVDENSSSEDQALVGRFLGVSLQVDDVQLTYEELQAKGVEFVSLPKKEDWGGTLANFKDTSGNILTLMSENS, from the coding sequence ATGAAACTTTATGCAGTCCGAATACTCGTTAATGATTGGTTATCTGCCTGTGAATTTTATGAGCAGAAATTAGGATTGGCCTTAGAGTTTAAAGACGAATCATTTGGTTGGGCAGAATTTGATGTGGGCGGTGCAAAATTTGGTATAGAGAGGGTCGATGAGAATAGTAGCAGTGAGGATCAGGCCCTAGTCGGTCGCTTTCTTGGTGTTTCTCTACAAGTGGATGATGTGCAATTAACCTACGAAGAACTACAGGCAAAAGGTGTGGAGTTTGTCTCTCTCCCAAAAAAAGAAGATTGGGGCGGAACTTTGGCAAACTTTAAGGATACCAGCGGCAACATCCTGACTCTCATGAGTGAGAATTCCTGA